A single window of uncultured Methanospirillum sp. DNA harbors:
- a CDS encoding class I SAM-dependent methyltransferase has product MSGKYDRHQDQERADERIFRILNLITSSGIELQDASVLDIGAGTGSIAIPLAKAGAHVTALDFSDGMLSKLSERATMEGVTLAGILHRNWDELDVATEGMKGKFDLVIASMTPAVRCPATFEKMLNVSKGVCYYSGWVHRRWDASYYELYRMLFNEEFREGMHGFYLPFMELYLRGYHPKVEIVQDVWKNDETVDEVVNSVCGFFHTSRDITDQMREQIRTYYEAKVKDKRYLSETVATTGMMVWNVNEKIELTSTCVDDS; this is encoded by the coding sequence ATGTCAGGTAAATATGACCGACACCAGGATCAGGAAAGAGCAGATGAGCGGATATTTCGAATACTGAATCTGATAACAAGTTCTGGAATTGAATTGCAGGATGCAAGCGTTTTGGATATCGGTGCAGGAACAGGGTCCATCGCAATTCCTTTGGCAAAAGCCGGAGCTCACGTAACAGCCCTTGATTTCTCAGATGGAATGCTCAGTAAGTTATCAGAACGAGCTACAATGGAGGGTGTCACTCTGGCCGGGATCCTGCACCGGAACTGGGATGAACTGGATGTAGCAACTGAAGGGATGAAAGGAAAGTTTGACCTTGTCATCGCCTCCATGACTCCGGCTGTCAGATGTCCTGCAACATTTGAAAAAATGCTAAATGTATCAAAGGGAGTCTGCTATTATAGCGGGTGGGTACACAGAAGGTGGGACGCTTCATATTATGAACTCTACCGGATGCTTTTTAATGAAGAATTCAGGGAAGGTATGCATGGGTTTTATCTTCCATTTATGGAACTATATCTCCGAGGGTACCACCCGAAGGTAGAGATCGTTCAGGATGTGTGGAAGAATGATGAAACAGTGGATGAAGTGGTCAACTCTGTTTGTGGGTTCTTCCATACTTCACGGGATATTACTGATCAGATGAGAGAGCAGATCAGAACCTATTATGAGGCCAAGGTGAAAGATAAACGATATCTATCAGAGACTGTTGCAACCACCGGCATGATGGTCTGGAATGTGAATGAGAAAATAGAGTTAACGTCCACATGTGTGGATGACTCCTAA
- the hmd gene encoding 5,10-methenyltetrahydromethanopterin hydrogenase, translated as MKVAILGAGCYRTHAAAGITNFSRACAVAEKVKKPEIAMTHSTIIMGAELRELAGIKDIVVSDPIFDNQFTVIDDFAYEDVITAHKTNPESIMPKIREKVKEVAKDLPKPPKGAIHFTHPEKVGLKVTTDDKEAVADADWIITWLPKGDMQKGIIEKFAGDIKEGAIITHACTIPTTKFYTIFEELNIAKKVNVSSYHPGAVPEMKGQAFISEGYANEETIKKLYEIGALARGEAFKLPAELLGPVCDMCAALTAVTYAGLLTYRESVMNVLGAPASFTQMMAKESLEQVTALMNKVGIKNLEEHLDPGVFLGTADSMNFGAVGEILPTVLQALEKRKNKACTPDGMCK; from the coding sequence ATGAAAGTTGCAATACTTGGAGCGGGATGTTACCGGACACATGCCGCAGCAGGAATCACGAACTTTTCACGAGCCTGTGCAGTCGCTGAGAAGGTAAAGAAGCCAGAGATAGCGATGACCCACTCGACCATCATCATGGGGGCCGAACTTCGCGAACTGGCAGGAATCAAGGATATTGTCGTATCAGATCCGATCTTTGACAACCAGTTTACCGTCATTGACGACTTCGCATACGAGGATGTGATAACCGCACACAAGACCAATCCTGAAAGTATCATGCCAAAGATCAGGGAGAAGGTAAAAGAGGTCGCCAAGGATCTTCCAAAACCACCAAAAGGTGCAATTCACTTCACCCACCCGGAAAAAGTCGGTCTGAAGGTTACAACCGATGACAAGGAAGCAGTGGCCGATGCTGACTGGATCATCACCTGGCTGCCGAAAGGCGACATGCAGAAAGGGATCATCGAGAAGTTTGCAGGCGATATCAAGGAGGGCGCCATCATCACCCATGCATGCACCATCCCTACCACCAAGTTCTACACCATCTTTGAAGAACTAAACATTGCAAAGAAGGTCAATGTCTCGTCTTACCATCCAGGTGCAGTTCCGGAGATGAAAGGACAGGCATTTATCTCAGAAGGATATGCGAATGAAGAGACGATCAAGAAGCTCTATGAGATCGGAGCCCTTGCACGCGGAGAAGCGTTTAAGCTTCCGGCAGAACTTCTCGGACCAGTCTGTGATATGTGTGCAGCCCTTACTGCAGTGACCTATGCCGGTCTGCTCACCTACCGTGAGTCTGTCATGAATGTTCTCGGTGCTCCGGCCAGTTTCACCCAGATGATGGCAAAAGAGTCACTTGAGCAGGTGACTGCACTCATGAACAAAGTAGGGATTAAAAATCTCGAAGAACATCTTGACCCCGGTGTATTCCTCGGTACTGCAGACTCCATGAACTTTGGAGCCGTTGGTGAGATCCTGCCAACCGTTCTTCAGGCTCTCGAGAAGAGGAAGAACAAAGCATGTACTCCTGATGGAATGTGTAAGTAA
- the frhD gene encoding coenzyme F420-reducing hydrogenase, FrhD protein, which translates to MFFPETVITGCGNPLYADDGFGPAVIQSLKKCSLPAGVKAVDAGTGGNEFVFSLLDPMITRRLIVVDAADFGAKPGTLTLISISDLPAGRITDHRPGGVAETLIMMKDVIEILLLGCQPGLVTYPDMHIGLSPEVRAAIPLACQAISEMSSGSQPWSIIFGQEMMNDYTDSLLLPVNSVRWKQYQFFPCSAGCNSQGR; encoded by the coding sequence ATGTTCTTTCCTGAAACAGTCATCACCGGATGTGGAAATCCGCTCTATGCAGATGATGGATTCGGGCCTGCAGTAATACAGAGCCTGAAGAAGTGTTCTCTCCCGGCAGGGGTAAAGGCGGTGGATGCCGGAACCGGAGGAAATGAGTTCGTCTTCTCACTACTTGATCCCATGATAACCCGCCGCCTTATTGTGGTTGATGCAGCAGATTTCGGGGCAAAACCCGGCACGCTCACGTTGATCAGCATATCTGATCTTCCTGCCGGAAGAATAACGGATCATCGGCCCGGAGGAGTGGCTGAAACCCTGATCATGATGAAGGATGTCATAGAGATTCTTCTGCTCGGGTGTCAGCCAGGGCTGGTGACATATCCGGATATGCATATCGGACTCTCGCCTGAGGTCAGAGCAGCAATTCCCCTTGCATGCCAGGCGATCTCGGAGATGTCGAGTGGTTCACAACCCTGGTCGATCATCTTTGGTCAGGAGATGATGAACGATTATACTGACTCGCTCCTGTTACCGGTTAATTCAGTTAGGTGGAAACAATATCAGTTCTTTCCCTGTTCTGCCGGATGTAACTCTCAGGGCAGATAG
- a CDS encoding SAM-dependent methyltransferase HcgC family protein encodes MIHPFRCEDGITPTVKTFFSQYLLQDLLDQITLKKALAVLKWLESTGPMPKACLICGAYLTGARLANTLARTASVTVLDQFPLVKNLLDPGVAYTTSIDDLPTGGWDLIMDTTGLGGIDPLMLKRFQTPPIFVVEDPCSDGSDAVILQANQCYKLIGSMASERKGVLCTGGLSTKTSGTMTLMVEIMRRSMEDATRLEGVLYSTGSWEHFERLLFKEQNYEEFRKKLQRSALIVSSLMPVNPDEVIQTHVSALSSTITDFSEFRP; translated from the coding sequence GTGATCCACCCGTTCCGGTGTGAAGATGGCATAACCCCGACGGTGAAGACCTTCTTCTCACAGTATCTGCTTCAGGATCTGCTTGATCAGATAACACTGAAAAAGGCCCTGGCAGTTTTGAAATGGCTGGAGAGTACTGGGCCGATGCCAAAGGCCTGTCTGATCTGCGGTGCATATCTCACCGGTGCAAGGCTTGCAAACACCCTGGCCAGAACCGCTTCTGTAACAGTGCTCGACCAGTTCCCGCTCGTGAAGAACCTGCTTGATCCAGGTGTTGCATATACAACCTCTATCGATGATCTGCCGACTGGAGGGTGGGACCTCATCATGGACACAACTGGACTTGGGGGGATAGATCCTCTCATGCTCAAAAGGTTTCAGACACCACCGATCTTTGTTGTAGAGGATCCCTGCTCTGACGGAAGCGACGCTGTCATCCTGCAGGCCAATCAGTGTTACAAACTCATAGGCAGCATGGCATCAGAACGGAAAGGAGTTCTCTGCACCGGCGGACTCAGTACCAAGACCTCTGGGACCATGACACTCATGGTTGAGATCATGAGACGTTCAATGGAGGATGCCACACGGCTCGAAGGGGTGCTGTACAGCACAGGCTCATGGGAGCATTTTGAACGCCTACTCTTTAAAGAGCAGAATTACGAGGAGTTTAGAAAAAAACTACAGAGATCTGCCCTGATCGTCTCGTCCCTCATGCCGGTGAACCCTGATGAGGTGATACAGACCCATGTATCAGCACTCTCATCCACGATCACAGATTTCTCTGAGTTCAGGCCATGA
- a CDS encoding class I SAM-dependent methyltransferase — MNRGIDKFPHSGDRIGANAYIPLPFDGWQTKMQIASYWDQVAPRYSLRQRHFFENEKDRAVVKWKLLFHDLIGTRSTTVLDAGCGPGLFSVMLCELGHIVTGIDLSHPMIAAAREFTSEKKTAPTLKRGDLEFLLFDDASFDLVLCCDVLWSVLHPGRVIHEFRRVLRPGGRVILIDRVARVPYMKYFNSAGFLSTKIPSGSASPGMPKVSLLDHESTTALGSFSQRGPSYDMEILKRGGFEEITQNSRLEIPSIRYTTWVETVFFKSILITAVKRLDG, encoded by the coding sequence ATGAACAGAGGCATTGATAAATTCCCTCATTCTGGAGACAGAATCGGAGCGAATGCATATATTCCTCTTCCTTTTGACGGGTGGCAGACCAAGATGCAGATCGCTTCATACTGGGATCAGGTAGCTCCCCGGTATTCCCTGCGTCAGCGGCATTTTTTTGAGAATGAGAAGGATAGGGCGGTTGTAAAATGGAAACTGCTCTTTCATGATCTGATTGGCACCCGCTCTACTACAGTGCTGGATGCCGGATGTGGCCCCGGGCTCTTTTCGGTCATGCTCTGTGAGCTGGGTCATATCGTAACCGGGATTGATCTCTCGCATCCTATGATCGCTGCAGCACGGGAGTTTACATCTGAAAAGAAAACTGCACCTACGCTGAAACGAGGCGATCTTGAGTTCCTTCTTTTTGATGATGCCTCGTTTGATCTCGTGCTCTGTTGTGATGTACTCTGGTCGGTGCTGCACCCAGGGCGTGTAATTCATGAGTTCAGACGTGTACTTCGTCCGGGTGGCAGAGTGATCCTGATCGACAGAGTGGCCAGGGTGCCCTACATGAAGTACTTCAATTCAGCAGGGTTCCTTTCTACAAAGATCCCATCCGGTTCTGCATCTCCTGGCATGCCAAAAGTTTCGTTGCTAGATCATGAGAGTACAACCGCTCTCGGGTCGTTTTCTCAAAGAGGACCCTCATATGATATGGAGATACTAAAAAGAGGTGGATTTGAAGAGATAACTCAGAATAGTAGACTGGAAATTCCCTCTATCAGATATACTACCTGGGTCGAGACCGTATTTTTTAAAAGTATTCTTATTACAGCTGTAAAACGTCTGGATGGTTAG
- a CDS encoding UPF0254 family protein, with product MPDLITVATAECFTHGKVAREVHAFARGYPLGYPWEINRDKARVSLVCGLFIPTISGVESVLRFEPMKPICAPEGIKVYDQKRDLAMAVQMATAVKKMTRSQIGIGTSAGIGTGGIAVVTNELTITATTDVHADLRTSDAELIMRRQDAGVNEALRLFQHLLKNGF from the coding sequence ATGCCTGATCTGATCACAGTTGCCACAGCAGAGTGCTTCACCCATGGAAAGGTTGCACGTGAGGTTCATGCCTTTGCCAGAGGGTATCCACTCGGATATCCTTGGGAGATCAACCGCGACAAGGCCCGTGTCTCTCTGGTTTGCGGCCTTTTTATTCCCACCATCTCAGGGGTAGAGTCTGTACTCAGGTTCGAGCCGATGAAACCGATATGTGCTCCTGAAGGAATCAAGGTCTATGATCAGAAACGGGATCTTGCAATGGCTGTCCAGATGGCAACTGCTGTAAAAAAAATGACCAGATCACAGATCGGAATCGGGACCTCTGCCGGAATCGGAACCGGAGGGATAGCAGTTGTCACGAATGAGCTGACAATTACCGCGACCACCGATGTTCATGCAGATCTGAGAACCTCTGATGCTGAGCTCATCATGCGCAGGCAGGATGCCGGAGTCAATGAAGCATTGCGCCTCTTTCAGCATCTCCTGAAGAACGGATTTTAA
- a CDS encoding flavodoxin family protein produces the protein MKPVLAALLGSPLPEGNTAVLLDKAMAGARDAGCDLRKINVPELGFTPCREFYFCKDHDQCMMEDDMNEMYALFKEIDGLIIATPVMTMGVPGALKAFMDRFQVFFCAKYIRKNRLVSAEKRRHRRTLLISISGLNLPHTFDGVRLSAESFCDIIDCKLSDELYVRDMDNKKDLLLYPELLQEAYQKGKALGTDAVTALGSDQEM, from the coding sequence ATGAAACCAGTACTTGCCGCTCTTCTTGGGAGCCCGCTTCCAGAAGGCAACACAGCCGTTCTTCTTGACAAAGCTATGGCAGGAGCCCGTGATGCAGGTTGTGATCTTCGTAAAATTAATGTCCCTGAACTCGGGTTCACTCCATGTCGGGAGTTTTACTTCTGTAAGGATCATGACCAATGCATGATGGAGGATGACATGAACGAGATGTACGCCTTGTTCAAAGAGATCGACGGCCTTATCATCGCAACTCCGGTGATGACCATGGGGGTGCCCGGTGCCCTGAAGGCGTTCATGGATCGATTCCAGGTCTTCTTCTGTGCCAAGTACATCCGTAAGAACCGGCTTGTGTCAGCGGAAAAGAGAAGACACCGGAGAACATTGCTCATCTCGATATCAGGGCTGAACCTTCCACATACCTTTGACGGGGTCAGGCTCTCGGCAGAGTCATTCTGCGATATCATCGACTGCAAGCTTTCAGACGAACTCTATGTCAGGGACATGGACAACAAAAAAGACCTTCTACTCTATCCAGAACTCCTGCAGGAAGCTTACCAGAAAGGAAAAGCTCTAGGTACTGATGCTGTTACAGCACTCGGATCAGATCAGGAGATGTAG
- a CDS encoding P-II family nitrogen regulator, with protein sequence MKKIEAVIKPDRLPVVLDKISKIEHGSISYYDAWYRRISGDFTENLSQERNAHGFLYKTKVEMTVDDDQVDLAISVLCEGGYSGGGCDGRIFVMPVEQSLRIKSPESSDFHL encoded by the coding sequence ATGAAAAAGATCGAGGCAGTGATAAAACCTGATCGGCTCCCGGTTGTTCTTGACAAGATCAGCAAGATAGAACACGGTTCAATCAGTTATTATGATGCCTGGTACAGGAGAATATCTGGAGATTTTACCGAAAACCTGAGCCAGGAACGAAATGCTCACGGGTTTCTCTACAAGACGAAAGTGGAAATGACTGTGGATGATGACCAGGTTGATCTGGCCATAAGCGTTCTGTGTGAAGGAGGGTACAGTGGTGGAGGGTGTGACGGACGGATATTTGTCATGCCTGTTGAGCAGAGTCTTCGCATCAAGAGTCCTGAAAGCAGCGACTTTCACCTGTAA
- a CDS encoding ABC transporter ATP-binding protein: MIAVEKIQSGYGKVSILFEPSFDVKEGLVCGLFGPNGSGKTTLLKCLSGAHPYYSGSARVKNFEINQMKNRDLARYIAYVPQNHTPPFPFLVKEVVLMGRNPFLSRLSGPGRSDMENTWRVLQQLGIEDLANRPYTELSGGQRQLVILARALNQNTPVLLLDEPSSALDFRNQIILWKTLRRLADSGKTIIACTHDPNHISWFCDQVVVLQTGTVLSVGKPKDVITESMLKNLYGDLCTVGCCNNQQIIIPHDNLH; this comes from the coding sequence ATGATAGCAGTGGAAAAGATTCAATCAGGTTATGGGAAGGTAAGTATACTGTTTGAACCCAGTTTTGATGTTAAGGAAGGATTGGTTTGTGGATTATTCGGACCGAACGGTTCTGGAAAAACAACCCTGTTAAAGTGTCTTTCTGGAGCCCATCCTTACTATTCAGGGTCAGCCCGGGTAAAAAATTTCGAGATCAACCAGATGAAAAACCGTGACCTGGCACGATATATTGCATATGTTCCACAAAACCATACTCCCCCATTCCCATTTCTTGTAAAAGAAGTGGTATTGATGGGGAGAAATCCATTTCTCTCTAGGCTTTCAGGTCCCGGTAGATCAGATATGGAGAATACCTGGAGGGTTCTTCAACAGTTAGGTATTGAAGATCTGGCTAATCGTCCATATACTGAACTATCTGGTGGACAGCGTCAACTGGTGATTCTTGCTCGAGCACTTAATCAAAACACTCCTGTTCTCTTACTTGATGAACCATCGTCTGCACTGGATTTTCGTAATCAGATTATTTTGTGGAAAACACTTCGAAGATTAGCAGATTCTGGAAAAACAATTATTGCCTGCACGCATGATCCAAATCATATCAGTTGGTTTTGTGATCAGGTTGTTGTATTACAAACGGGCACTGTTCTTTCTGTTGGTAAACCAAAGGATGTAATTACTGAATCTATGCTGAAAAACCTGTATGGTGATTTATGCACTGTTGGATGCTGTAACAATCAGCAGATAATTATTCCCCATGATAATCTCCATTAA
- a CDS encoding DUF3236 domain-containing protein: MELEQIVENAYYESVTGVRTGDTKNECREIRRYIRDAEEIVIPNHNETKVVAINEVLEEFGLSQAKHLQIHTDACDLSRMPAMTKAIMALDTCSCDLVIARGRLGIPGSGSMLVILDKKGRILTASLSPPHIIHGKPVSEAVRDEMTAALERIGFTRSRGKSE; encoded by the coding sequence ATGGAACTGGAACAGATAGTTGAGAATGCCTACTACGAGTCTGTAACCGGTGTCAGAACCGGGGATACTAAGAACGAATGCCGGGAGATTCGCAGGTACATCAGGGACGCTGAAGAGATCGTCATCCCAAACCACAATGAGACAAAGGTTGTTGCCATCAACGAGGTGCTCGAAGAGTTCGGGCTCTCACAGGCGAAACATCTGCAGATCCATACAGACGCCTGCGATCTGAGCAGGATGCCGGCGATGACCAAGGCTATCATGGCCCTTGACACCTGTTCCTGTGATCTGGTTATTGCACGGGGGAGGCTTGGTATCCCTGGTTCGGGATCGATGCTGGTGATTCTTGATAAGAAAGGGAGAATTCTTACGGCTTCCCTCTCGCCGCCCCATATCATCCATGGAAAGCCGGTTTCAGAAGCTGTCCGGGACGAGATGACTGCAGCTCTGGAGAGGATCGGGTTCACAAGGTCAAGGGGGAAGAGCGAGTGA
- a CDS encoding methyl-coenzyme M reductase operon protein D — MDDSFHPQCRIVPIRMLHPDHAGPFIEGLSRIQGVRRMLVHGPAFASDHTGKTVHSCEIQPPEFTGVAIGDQIVDMHVLMADLTVEAINEETIDRIGIYCEEFFTDLPYQILVGKFLKTKPSLSDYIRDGQDPERLLLGLTDSHERIETAYLSGDPIGS; from the coding sequence ATGGACGATTCCTTCCATCCCCAGTGCCGTATTGTCCCGATACGGATGCTTCATCCCGACCATGCCGGACCTTTTATTGAGGGCCTCTCCAGAATTCAGGGGGTCAGACGGATGCTGGTTCACGGCCCGGCGTTTGCCTCTGACCATACCGGAAAGACTGTTCATTCATGTGAGATCCAACCGCCTGAGTTCACCGGCGTTGCGATAGGAGATCAGATCGTGGATATGCATGTTCTTATGGCAGACCTGACTGTTGAAGCCATCAACGAAGAGACGATTGATCGGATTGGTATCTACTGTGAGGAGTTCTTCACTGATCTCCCGTATCAGATCCTCGTCGGGAAGTTCCTCAAGACAAAACCCTCACTCTCTGATTATATCAGGGACGGTCAGGATCCCGAGAGACTGCTCCTTGGCCTGACCGACTCACACGAGAGGATTGAGACCGCGTATCTTTCAGGCGATCCCATAGGATCATAA
- the hmdB gene encoding 5,10-methenyltetrahydromethanopterin hydrogenase cofactor biosynthesis protein HmdB, translating into MKNILDGHRPDDEETLRLFRIKNRDEFNELMETAFEVRRDQSRTVKLTSTVHLTNICQVTPKCGYCGFAAGTSAEGYFHPFYKSESEILEAAKKIEESGIPRVSCSGAHGYQGRQAVDAARIVKENTSLELLVNVGADLSRDSLSHISGCGTDTVCCNLETVNKALFHAVKPGERFEDRVRSCEMISDQGVELSSGLLVGLGESYEDRVAHLKFLRRFKTLGEIPIMGFNPYRGTPMQDHPPCSLDEQMKTIAITRIMYPEIRITVPTPTIGPENVKYSLLAGADNVATVIPDSYPLDIKGVGSPAFGTLNEVVRVIREMDLTPELRHLTVPVVSAKPLVPGV; encoded by the coding sequence ATGAAAAATATTCTTGACGGACACCGGCCTGACGATGAAGAGACTCTCAGGTTATTTAGGATCAAAAACCGGGATGAGTTTAATGAACTCATGGAGACTGCATTCGAAGTTCGAAGAGACCAGAGCAGAACTGTAAAACTCACCTCCACCGTGCATCTCACAAACATCTGTCAGGTAACTCCCAAGTGTGGATACTGCGGGTTTGCAGCAGGTACTTCTGCCGAAGGATATTTTCACCCGTTTTACAAGTCAGAGTCAGAGATCCTTGAGGCTGCCAAAAAGATTGAGGAGTCAGGGATTCCACGGGTCAGTTGCTCCGGAGCCCATGGGTATCAGGGCAGGCAGGCTGTTGATGCAGCCAGGATTGTGAAAGAGAACACATCACTTGAGCTTCTAGTCAATGTCGGTGCTGATCTGAGCAGGGATTCACTCTCCCACATTTCGGGATGCGGGACCGATACAGTCTGCTGCAATCTTGAGACGGTGAATAAAGCACTCTTTCATGCAGTAAAACCCGGAGAGAGGTTTGAGGACCGGGTCAGATCGTGCGAGATGATATCTGATCAGGGCGTTGAGCTCTCGTCAGGTCTTCTGGTAGGTCTTGGAGAGTCTTATGAGGACCGTGTTGCACACCTGAAGTTTCTCCGCCGGTTTAAAACCCTCGGAGAGATCCCGATCATGGGATTTAATCCGTACCGGGGAACTCCAATGCAGGATCATCCTCCCTGCAGTCTTGATGAACAGATGAAGACGATCGCAATCACGCGGATTATGTATCCTGAGATCAGAATCACCGTGCCCACACCGACGATCGGGCCTGAAAATGTGAAATACTCACTCCTTGCCGGTGCAGACAATGTGGCGACAGTGATTCCTGACTCGTATCCCCTTGATATCAAGGGGGTTGGCTCTCCGGCATTTGGAACACTGAACGAGGTGGTCAGAGTGATCAGGGAGATGGATCTGACACCAGAACTGCGGCATCTGACTGTCCCGGTTGTATCTGCCAAACCTCTTGTCCCAGGAGTATGA
- a CDS encoding iron ABC transporter permease: MERFDEQPRMPDLFPEVGRKKLLIGLSALVLLITAVFAVTAGAYPISVPDVYLTILQHLGFHGEKPLIYDIIVWEIRIPRVILAALVGAALSISGAVFQGVFRNPLVEPYILGISSGAAAGAGIAIVLGVTLFSLQCTAFIGGILATTLAYSLASSGKETPLVNLILAGIVVNALFTALLSYLKTIAPYSLLQNLTFWLMGGFSTADWEDVALIGVQIIACTILLSFLGWQLNLLSMGEVEAQSLGLDIKKCKILLLGLATYITSISVATVGIIAWVGLIIPHIARMTIGPDHRYLLPLSACVGGFFVIICDTFARTLIGSEIPVSVITSALSAPYLMYLIRTNRSVFFG; this comes from the coding sequence ATGGAACGTTTCGATGAGCAACCCCGTATGCCCGATCTCTTCCCTGAAGTTGGGAGAAAGAAACTTCTAATCGGATTGAGTGCATTAGTCTTGCTAATCACTGCTGTTTTTGCAGTCACTGCTGGAGCATATCCGATATCTGTCCCGGATGTATACCTGACAATTCTTCAGCATCTGGGATTTCACGGGGAAAAACCTCTCATATATGATATAATTGTATGGGAGATCAGGATCCCCCGGGTTATTCTTGCTGCTCTTGTAGGTGCGGCACTGAGTATCTCGGGAGCAGTTTTTCAGGGAGTATTTCGAAATCCTCTGGTTGAGCCATACATTCTTGGTATCTCATCCGGAGCAGCAGCAGGGGCGGGAATTGCTATTGTTCTTGGAGTTACCCTTTTTTCTTTACAATGCACCGCCTTTATTGGAGGTATTCTTGCCACAACACTTGCATATTCACTTGCCTCTTCAGGAAAGGAAACTCCATTAGTGAACCTAATTCTCGCTGGTATTGTGGTGAATGCCCTATTTACTGCCCTGCTATCGTATCTGAAAACGATAGCCCCATATAGTCTCCTTCAGAATTTAACTTTCTGGTTGATGGGAGGCTTTTCTACAGCAGACTGGGAGGATGTGGCACTCATAGGGGTGCAGATCATTGCCTGTACTATTCTGTTATCATTTCTTGGATGGCAGTTAAATCTCCTTTCAATGGGTGAAGTTGAAGCACAATCCCTGGGTCTTGATATTAAAAAATGCAAAATCCTTCTCCTTGGTCTTGCAACATATATCACCTCTATATCTGTTGCAACAGTTGGAATTATAGCCTGGGTCGGTTTGATCATTCCCCATATCGCCAGAATGACCATCGGACCAGATCATAGATATTTACTCCCGTTATCTGCATGTGTTGGAGGTTTTTTTGTAATTATTTGTGATACCTTTGCCAGGACTCTTATCGGATCAGAAATCCCAGTAAGTGTTATAACCTCTGCTTTGAGTGCACCATACCTGATGTATCTTATTCGAACAAACCGGTCTGTCTTCTTTGGATAA
- a CDS encoding Nif3-like dinuclear metal center hexameric protein, with product MNGKELFYRIEEKIPLKLALPTDRVGYIGKKDPGDLEILRILLLMDYYPEEGLDYTGYDLIVLHHPPRVPPLIPAYVIHSNWDLLYGGACDALADCMKISCTDVLDPATGLGRIGEIESGPILLSRFVRYVMRALKIGSVRTVNYSEDRLIFTVGLVSGFGLNQDLIRMAQHRGIDLYLSGDLTHPGAILAKQSDLVLIDASHHATELPGLFRLGEVLSGLGMEVTVKDTGVPFGVYSDHYRPVSYLSTTLDREKSSVSWETGYIS from the coding sequence ATGAATGGCAAAGAGTTATTCTACAGGATTGAAGAGAAGATTCCACTCAAATTAGCTCTCCCCACAGACCGGGTTGGATACATCGGGAAGAAAGATCCAGGAGATCTTGAGATATTACGGATTCTTCTCCTCATGGATTATTACCCTGAAGAAGGCCTCGATTATACCGGGTACGATCTTATCGTCCTTCATCACCCGCCACGTGTACCTCCTCTGATTCCTGCCTATGTCATCCATTCGAACTGGGATCTTCTGTATGGCGGAGCGTGTGATGCACTTGCAGACTGTATGAAGATCTCATGTACTGATGTGCTTGACCCAGCAACAGGACTGGGAAGAATCGGGGAGATTGAAAGCGGACCGATCCTCCTCTCGCGGTTTGTCAGGTATGTCATGAGAGCTCTGAAGATCGGGTCGGTCAGAACAGTGAACTACTCTGAGGATCGGCTGATCTTTACCGTAGGTCTGGTATCAGGGTTCGGCCTTAACCAGGATCTCATCAGGATGGCACAACACCGGGGAATTGATCTCTACCTGTCCGGGGATCTCACTCATCCAGGTGCAATCCTGGCAAAGCAATCAGATCTTGTGCTTATCGATGCATCGCATCATGCTACAGAACTTCCCGGTCTCTTCAGACTCGGGGAGGTACTTTCAGGACTTGGTATGGAGGTGACGGTAAAGGATACAGGAGTGCCGTTCGGCGTATACTCTGATCATTATCGCCCAGTCTCATACCTGTCCACAACATTGGACCGGGAAAAAAGTTCTGTCTCCTGGGAGACCGGCTACATCTCCTGA